Proteins encoded in a region of the Paucibacter sediminis genome:
- a CDS encoding HprK-related kinase A: MLTLAQLPEGELRQRLCGDGLRLRTGPLVFCIRSKVPEVLQGLTKLYGYYEVVDADTFADFHVTVRHRAGLRRWLRPQLSFLIDGDDTFAPLAGDQGMPMLEWGMNWCISGSCHQYLILHAAVLERNGRALVMPAPSGSGKSTLCAALLFHGWRLLSDELALIDMGHGQLVPLPRAVSLKNASIDVIQRFAGPGLQFGSIVRDTSKGVVGHFSAPADALRRAEELARPGWVVFPRYVPEAPALLTPVSKGRCLMRLLDNAFNYNVQQRAGFERLAEFVAASDCHEFSYGSLDEAVALFDRLASGAPVTEALA, translated from the coding sequence ATGCTGACACTGGCCCAGTTGCCAGAAGGCGAGCTGCGCCAGCGCCTGTGCGGCGACGGGCTGCGTCTGCGCACCGGCCCCCTGGTGTTCTGCATCCGCTCAAAAGTACCCGAAGTCTTGCAAGGCCTCACCAAGCTGTACGGGTATTACGAGGTGGTCGATGCCGACACCTTTGCCGACTTCCACGTCACCGTGCGACACCGCGCCGGCCTGCGGCGCTGGCTGCGCCCGCAGCTGTCCTTCCTGATCGATGGCGACGATACCTTCGCGCCCCTGGCCGGCGATCAGGGCATGCCCATGCTCGAGTGGGGCATGAACTGGTGCATCTCAGGTTCCTGCCATCAATACCTGATCCTCCATGCCGCGGTACTGGAGCGCAACGGCCGCGCGCTGGTGATGCCCGCCCCCTCCGGCTCGGGCAAGAGCACGCTGTGCGCGGCCCTGCTGTTCCATGGCTGGCGCCTGCTCTCGGACGAGCTGGCCCTGATCGACATGGGCCACGGCCAGTTGGTGCCCCTGCCGCGCGCGGTGAGCCTGAAGAACGCCTCCATCGATGTCATCCAGCGCTTCGCCGGCCCCGGCCTGCAGTTCGGCTCCATCGTGCGCGACACCAGCAAGGGCGTGGTCGGCCATTTCAGCGCCCCCGCCGATGCCTTGCGCCGCGCCGAGGAGCTGGCCCGCCCCGGCTGGGTGGTGTTCCCGCGCTACGTGCCAGAGGCGCCGGCACTGTTGACGCCCGTGTCCAAGGGGCGCTGCCTGATGCGCCTGCTCGACAACGCCTTCAACTACAACGTGCAGCAGCGCGCCGGCTTCGAACGCCTGGCGGAATTCGTCGCCGCCAGCGACTGCCACGAGTTCAGCTATGGCTCGCTGGACGAGGCCGTCGCGCTGTTTGACAGGCTCGCCAGCGGCGCGCCTGTCACGGAGGCGCTGGCATGA